The sequence CCCGTACAGGGCGTAGCAGACGGCGTCCAGGACGGAGGTCTTCCCGGCGCCCGTCGGCCCGTGGAGCAGGAAGAGGCCGGCCGAGGAGAGGGCGTCGAAGTCGACTTCCTGGGTGGCGCCGAACGGGCCGAAGGCGGTGAGGGTGAGGCGGTGCAGTCTCAACGGGACACCTCGCGCACGGTCTCGTCCACCCGTACGTCGTCGAACGCGGCGCGCAGCACGGTGCGTTCGGGGTCGCTGGGGCCGCTGCCGCCGCGCACATGGGCCACGAAGTCCTCGGCGATCTGGTGGTCGTCGCGGCCCTTGAGGCGCTGGGCGTAGGAGGCGAGCGGGTCCTCGGGGGGCCTCTCGGGGTCGAAGACGAGGCTGAGGGTGTGCGGGAAGCGGGCGCTGAGGCGGGCCATGGGTTCGGCGGGGCGGACGGGGTCGGTGAGGGTGGCTTCGACCCAGGCGTGCTCGTGGCGGTCGAGGGCCGGGTCCTCCAGCAGGGTGTCCAGGCGGCCGCGGAGCCGGGCGAGGGGGCGCTCGGCGGGGCAGTCGATCCGTTCCTCGGCGGCGATGTTGCCGCTGCCGTCCAGGTCGATCAGCCACATGGTCTTGCGGTGGTCGGCCTCGGAGAAGGAGTAGGCGAGCGGGGAGCCGGAGTAGCGGACGCGGCCCGTGACGCGCTGGGAGCCGTGGAGATGGCCGAGGGCCACGTAGTCGACGCCGTCGAAGACCCCGGCCGGGACGGCGGCGACCCCGCCGACGGTGATGTCGCGTTCGCTGTCGCTGGGTTCGCCGCCCGCCACGAAGGCGTGCGCGAGGACGACGGAGCGGGTTCCCGCGGGGCGGGTGGCGAGGTCGGCGCGGACCCGGTCCATGGCGGCGGTCAGGACCGCCTCGTGTCCGGCCTTGGCGGCGCGGAGGGTGTCCTTGACGAGGGCGGGTTCCAGGTAGGGGAGGCCGTAGAGGGCGACATCGCCGTGGGCGTCGGTGAGGACGACGGGGGTGGCGCAGCTCTCGGGGTCCGTACGCAGATGGATCCCGGCCCGGTCGAAGAGCCCGGCGCCGACGCCGAGGCGGCGGGCCGAGTCGTGGTTCCCGGAGATCATGACGGTGGGGACGCCGAGGGCGGCGAGCCGGTGCAGCGCGCGGTCGAAGAGGTCGACGGCGGTGAGCGGTGGAACGGCCCGGTCGTAGACGTCGCCGGAGACCAGGACCACATCCACGTCCCGGGCCTCGGCGGTGGCCACCAGGTGGTCCAGGAAGGCGGCCTGGGCGTCGATGAGGGGGACGCGGTGGAAGGACCGGCCCAGGTGCCAGTCCGAGGTGTGCAGCATCCTCACGCGATCGCCCCACCGGTTGTGCGCTGCATGTACGTCGTCCTCCACCCCTGGGCCACCGCCGGAGCGCCCCGTGATCCGCCACCGGCACGGACCACGCTAACGCCGCCGGGCCCCCGATCCCGCATCGATCAAGGATTTGCCCGGAGCGGGACGGCGGTCAGGCGATCGAGGAGGTTCACACGTCCCCGTACGCCTCGCCGCCCAACTCCAGCGTGGCCGAACCGGCGGTCGCGTCGGCCAGCCAGCCGGTGAAGGCGGGGACATCGGCGTCGGGCAGCCCGATCTCGATGGTCACGCCCTCCGCGTACCGCACCTCGCGCACATCCCGCCCGGTGGCCCGCAGATCGTTCTCCAGCTTGCCCGCCCGCTGGTGGTCGACGCGGATCGTGGCCAGCCGGAAGCGCTGCCGGGTGATCGTGCCGAGTGCGTCGAGGGCCTCGCCGACCACTCCCCCGTACGCACGGATCAGTCCGCCCGCCCCGAGCTTGACCCCGCCGTAGTAGCGGGTGACGACCGCCGCGGCGTACCGCACCTCGCGGCGCATCAGCATCTGGAGCATCGGGACGCCCGCGGTGCCGCCGGGTTCGCCGTCGTCGCTGGCCTTCTGTACGGAGGCGTCGGCGCCGATCACGTACGCGAAGCAGTTGTGGGTGGCGGTGGGGTGCTCCTTGCGGACGCGTGCGACGAAGTCCTGCGCCT is a genomic window of Streptomyces sp. SID8374 containing:
- a CDS encoding YigZ family protein; protein product: MQEQYRTVARAGVHESEINRSRFLCSLAPAATEQEAQDFVARVRKEHPTATHNCFAYVIGADASVQKASDDGEPGGTAGVPMLQMLMRREVRYAAAVVTRYYGGVKLGAGGLIRAYGGVVGEALDALGTITRQRFRLATIRVDHQRAGKLENDLRATGRDVREVRYAEGVTIEIGLPDADVPAFTGWLADATAGSATLELGGEAYGDV
- a CDS encoding exonuclease SbcCD subunit D, giving the protein MRMLHTSDWHLGRSFHRVPLIDAQAAFLDHLVATAEARDVDVVLVSGDVYDRAVPPLTAVDLFDRALHRLAALGVPTVMISGNHDSARRLGVGAGLFDRAGIHLRTDPESCATPVVLTDAHGDVALYGLPYLEPALVKDTLRAAKAGHEAVLTAAMDRVRADLATRPAGTRSVVLAHAFVAGGEPSDSERDITVGGVAAVPAGVFDGVDYVALGHLHGSQRVTGRVRYSGSPLAYSFSEADHRKTMWLIDLDGSGNIAAEERIDCPAERPLARLRGRLDTLLEDPALDRHEHAWVEATLTDPVRPAEPMARLSARFPHTLSLVFDPERPPEDPLASYAQRLKGRDDHQIAEDFVAHVRGGSGPSDPERTVLRAAFDDVRVDETVREVSR